In Halanaeroarchaeum sp. HSR-CO, one DNA window encodes the following:
- a CDS encoding RNA methyltransferase: MATPVVAVVDAKTPGNVGTIARAMKNFGFADLLLVDPPELDPDGEAYGYAGQAREDVLPAAREIDFETLVSSYHTVGFTSVTNEDDSKHVRFPYATPAELATELAGVETETALVFGRERIGLTNDELASVDQICAIPASEEYPSLNLGQAATVALYELRDLAMDDSQLPERARTRATEREIEGFYDHFETLLDDIEYPAEKHDKTMRLVRRLLGRAHPTGREIATLRGVLRKARRRFE, from the coding sequence ATGGCAACGCCGGTCGTCGCCGTGGTCGATGCGAAGACCCCCGGGAACGTCGGGACGATCGCACGTGCGATGAAGAACTTCGGGTTCGCGGACCTCCTTCTCGTGGACCCACCGGAGTTGGACCCCGACGGCGAGGCCTACGGGTACGCCGGGCAGGCCCGGGAGGACGTTCTTCCGGCGGCCCGGGAAATCGACTTCGAGACGCTCGTCTCCTCGTATCACACCGTCGGGTTCACGTCGGTGACGAACGAGGACGACTCCAAGCACGTCCGCTTCCCCTATGCGACGCCGGCGGAGCTCGCGACTGAACTCGCCGGGGTCGAGACCGAGACCGCACTCGTCTTCGGCCGCGAACGGATCGGCTTGACGAACGACGAACTCGCCAGCGTCGATCAGATCTGTGCGATCCCCGCGAGCGAGGAGTACCCCTCGCTGAACCTCGGCCAGGCGGCCACGGTCGCTCTCTACGAACTCCGCGACCTGGCGATGGACGACTCACAGCTCCCCGAGCGGGCGAGGACCCGGGCGACCGAACGGGAGATCGAGGGATTCTACGACCACTTCGAGACACTCCTCGACGATATCGAGTACCCGGCGGAGAAACACGACAAGACGATGCGACTGGTGCGTCGGCTCCTCGGGCGAGCCCACCCGACCGGTCGCGAGATAGCGACGCTCCGTGGTGTGCTGCGGAAGGCGAGACGCCGGTTCGAGTAG